The genomic segment ATCACGGTTATCCACCGCGCTGACGGGTCGGGCACCACCTTCCTCTTCTCCAACTATCTGGCCAAGGTCAGCCCGACCTGGAAGGAAGAGGTCGGAGCCGCCGACGCGCTGGAATGGCCCGCGGGCCTTGGGGGCAAGGGCAATGAGGGCGTCTCTGCCTTCGTCAAGCAAACGCTCGGCGCTATCGGCTATGTCGAATTCGCCGTCGCCGCGCGCACCGGCACCGCTGTCGCCAATATGCGCAATCACGACGGCCACATGATCGCCCCGTCCATCGAAGCCTTTGCCGCGGCGGCTGCCGGGGCGGACTGGGCCAACGCGCCGGGCAACCAGCTTCTGCTGCTCGATCAGCCGGGGGCTCAGGCGTGGCCGATCACCGGCACCGTCTTCATCGTCATGCACAAGACGCAGGACAAGCCGGCCAGCGGCCGCGCCGCCCTCACCTTCTTCGACTGGGCCTATACCAATGGCGACGCGCTGGCGACAAAAATGCACTACGTCCCCCTGCCCCCTGAGGTGAAGCAGATGATGCGCGCCCAGTGGTCGCAGATCACAGGTCCGGACGGTAAGCCGGTCTATGCCCCGGCCACCCCCGCGCCCGCCGTGGCGGCGTCTGCCGCCTCCGCTCAGTAAGCTTATGGAAACCCCGATGTCTCTTCAGAGCGCCCGCCACCCAGACCCCGTTGACCCGATCTTCCGCGGCCTCGCCTTCGCGGCGGCGACGACCCTGCTGCTTACTCTGGGCGGCCTGATCGTCGCCCTGATGATCGGCGGCTGGCCCGCCATCTCCAAGTTCGGCTTCGGCTTCCTGACCTCCAGCACCTGGAACCCGGTCACCGAAGTCTATGGGGCCGCCGGTCCCATCGTCGGCACGCTGATCACCGCGGTGCTGTCTCTGACCATCGCCCTGCCCATCGCCGTCTGCGTCTCGGTCTTCCTGACGCAGTACTGCCCCAAGCAGATCGCTCAGCCGGTTTCAACCGCCATTGAGCTTCTGGCCGGTATCCCCTCCATCGTCTATGGCATGTGGGGCCTGTTCGTCTTCGCACCGTGGTTTGCGCGCACGGTGCAACTGCCCATCCTGACCAGCCTCGACCCCGAAAGCTTCTGGGGCAAGCTGCTGGCCGGGGTGCCCAACGGCGCCAATATCTTCACGGCCTCCATCGTGCTCGCTATCATGATCCTGCCCTATATGTCGGCGGTCTTCCGTGAACTGTTCCGCTCGATCCCGCCGCAGGTGCGCGAAGCCGCCTTCGGCCTCGGCTGCACCTCCTACGAAGTGGTGGGCTCGGTCCTGATCCCCTACGTCAAGAAGGGCATGATCGGCGTAGTTATGCTGGGCTTTGGCCGCGCCCTGGGTGAGACCATGGCCGTCACCTTCATCATCGGCAATTCGCACCGCTTCCCGGACTCGCTGTTCGCTTCGGGCTCGACGCTCGCCTCGACCATCGCCAATGAGTTCAACGAAGCCTCCGGCGTCCACCTCGCCTCGCTGATCGCGCTGGGTCTGGTGCTGTTCCTGATTACCTTCACCGTTCTGGCCATCGCCAGGGCGCTCCTGTCCTCGCAGCGTTACTAAGGGAGGCAAGAGCATGGATCGCGCCCTTCGCCGCAAAATCGCCAATCAGGCCTTCGTCATTATCTGCACCGGGGCCGCGCTGGTCGCGCTCGCTGCGCTGGCCCTGATCATGTTCTCGCTGCTGACCAAGGGCGTCGGCGGGGTGGACCTGATGCTGTTCACCGCCGACACCCCGGCCCCCGACTCGCCGGGCGGCCTGCGCAACGCCATCATCGGCTCGATCCTGATGTGCGGCGTCGCCATGATGATCGCCGTGGTCATCGGCGTGCTGGCCGGGACGTGGCTGGCCGAAATCGGTGGCAACACCCCCTATGGCCACGTCGTGCGCTTCCTCAATGACGTGCTGCTGTCGGCCCCGTCCATCCTGATCGGCCTGTTCGTCTATTGGTGGGTCGTTGTGCCCATGGGCGGCTTCTCCGGTTGGGCCGGGGCGATCGCACTCGGTATCATCGCTACCCCCATCGTGACGCGCACCACCGAAGACATCCTGAACCTTCAACCCAATGCCCTGCGTGAAGCCGGCATGGCGCTGGGGGCCTCTCAGTGGGTTACGGTGCGCAGCATCATCTGGAAGGCGGCCGGGGCCGGTATGCTGACCGGCGGTCTCTTGGGCTTTGCCCGTATTTCGGGTGAAACCGCGCCGCTGCTGTTTACCGCTCTCAACAACCAGTTCCTGAGCTTCGACATGTCGAAGCCCTTCGCCAGCCTGCCGGGCGCCATCTATCCCTTCGCCATGAGCCCCTACGAGACGTGGAACACCCTCGCCTGGGCCGGGGCGCTGTTGATTACGCTGGCGGTTCTGGGCGTCAACATTCTGGGGCGCTGGCTCGCCCGCGACAAAGATCACAAGTAAGGCCTCGTCATGTCCGACACCGATTTCCAAAGCGTCATCACCCCGCCCCCGGCCGATCAGCTTGTGCTGGAAACGCGGAACCTCAACTTCTACTACGGCACGCATCAGTCGCTGTTCGGCGTCTCCATGCCGGTCAAGCGCAATGGCATCACCGCCCTGATCGGTCCGTCGGGCTGCGGCAAGTCCACCCTGCTGCGCACCATGAACCGCATCTATGACCTCTATCCGGGTCAGCGCGCCGAAGGCGAGATTCTGGTCGATGGCGAGAATATTCTGGGCCCCAAGGTCGATGTGACCAGCTTACGCGCCCGCGTCGGCATGGTGTTCCAGAAGCCGACCCCCTTCCCCATGTCGATCTACGACAATGTGGCCTTCGGCGTGAAGCTGTACCACAAGAAGTCGAAGTCGCAGATGGACGAGGTGGTCGAAAAGGCCCTGCGCCGCGCCGCCCTGTGGGACGAGGTGAAGGACAAGCTCACCAAGTCCGGCCTGTCGCTTTCGGGCGGTCAGCAGCAGCGCCTGTGCGTCGCCCGCGGCATCGCGGTTGAGCCGGAAATCCTGCTGCTCGACGAACCGGCCTCGGCGCTCGACCCCATCTCGACGGCCAAGCTGGAAGACACGCTCGAAGAGCTGAAGCGCGACCTGACCATCATCATCGTGACCCATAACCTGCAACAGGCGGCGCGCCTGTCGGACTACACGGGCTTCATGTATCTGGGCAAGATGGTCGAATACGGCCCAACCGAAGAACTGTTCGTCAAGCCGAAGGTCGAGCGCACCTCCGACTATATCGGCGGCCGCTTCGGTTAAGCTTCAAAGGCGGCGGGCATATCGCGAGCGGCATTCAATACCCGCACCACTTCGATACCCTGCTCTACAGGACGATAATAAAGCACATAGGGCCGGATCGGAAAGCTGCGCAACCCAGCGTAGAGTTCCGGTCGGGGTCGCCCCATGTCGGGATGCAAAGACAACTTTCTCAGCGTTTCGGCAATACGATCCAACATCTTATCCGCGGCGTCAGGACGATCTTTGGCGATATAAAGCCACAGGGCTTCGAGATCGTCTTTCGCCCTTGCCGTCTTTAAAATCCGGGTCATTCCGCCGCATTGAGTCTGGCGCGACCTTTGGCCTTGATGGCTTCAATATCCAGTTCTCCTGCGGAACCGCTGTCGATGCCTTCACGGATCGCCTCGCGCAACGCCTCAAGTTTGGCCGCCTGAAACCGGTCATTGGCTTCCATCAGGCGCAGCGCATCGCGGATTACTTCGCTGGCATTATTGTACAGGCCGCCCGCGACCTTCTCACGCACCATATCTTCGAGACGCGGCGTCAGGTTTACATTCAGGGTCATGGCGTATCTCCTGACTAGAGCGATGTGCGGAAAAGTGTGAGCGGTTTTCCGCAAAAACATCGCGACAAAACAAAAATTTAGAGCGAAATGGCGTTTCCGCTTGAAGTCATTTCGCTCTAAAAGATACGCCCGCCCCCAAAATTGTCAATCTTTGACAATCACGCCCCCGGCACCAGACACTGCGGGCCGATCTCGCGGATCGACTTGACGCCGGTGAGCGCCATGGCGACGCGCATTTCCTTCTCGAACAGACTGAGCAGGTTGGAGACCCCCGCCTCCCCCCCGGCGGCCAGCGCGTAGATAAAGGCCCGCCCCAGCAGCACACCGTCGGCCCCCAGCGCGATCATACGCACCACATCAAGGCCCGTGCGGATACCGGAATCGGCCAGAATGGTCAGGTCGCCCTTCACGGCCTCGGCAATGGCCGGGAGGGCGCGGGCTGATGACAGGACGCCATCAAGCTGTCGCCCGCCGTGATTGGACACCACAATGCCGTCGGCACCGAAGCTCACCGCGTCCTTGGCGTCTTCCGGATCGAGTATGCCCTTGATGACCATCGGCCCCTTCCAGAAGTCTCGGATCCATTCCAGATCCTTCCATGAGATCGACGGGTCGAAATTGGCCCCCAGCCAGCCGATATAGTCGGCCAGACCCGTGGCCTTGCCCAGATATTTCGAGACATTGCCCAGATCGTGCGGCGTCCCCATCAGGCCGACATCAAAGGCCCAGTGCGGGTGCGTCACCGCCTGCCACAGGCGGCGGATCTCGGCGTGCGGCCCACTCATGCCCGAATGGGCGTCGCGGTAGCGCGCCCCCGGCACCGGCATATCGACGGTAAAGACCAGCGTGCGGATACCGGCCGCCCAGGCGCGTTCCAGCGCGTTCTTCATGAAGCCGCGATCTTTCAGCACATAGAGCTGAAACCAGATCGGCTTGTCGCACTTGCCCTGCACCTCCTCGATGGGGCAGACGCTGACGGTCGAAAGCGTCAGGTTGATGCCGGCCTTTTGCGCCGCGCGCGCCGCCTGCACCTCGCCGCGACGGGCATACATGCCGGTCAGGCCGACGGGGGCCAGAGCTATGGGCATGGACAGCTTCTCGCCCAGCAGTTCCGTCTCCAGACTGAGCGACGACACGTCCTTCAAAACCCGCTGGCGCAGCGCCACGTCGCCAAGGTCCGACACATTGCGCGCCAGTGTGCGCTCGGCATAGGCCCCGCCGTCGATATAGTGAAACAGGAAGGGCGGCAGCCGACGCCGGGCGGCTTCGCGGTAATCGGTCGAGGCGGAGATGATCATGGCAAACCCAGCGATTCAAAGAATTGGAAAAGCACGGACGATGCTCTAGCATGGGGCCAAGCCCGATGACAATGCGTGGACAATCCCGTTCAATCATCATAGATCAAAATTAATCACCTCCCGTTTTATTCAGGAAATGCCATGCCCGCTGCCTCGATGTTCGACCTCTCCGGAAAAACCGTGCTGATCACCGGAGCCAATCGCGGGCTGGGTCAGGGCATGGCGCTGGCTCTGGCCGAAACCGGGGCCGATATCTGCGCCGTGGGCTCATCGGGGGCGGACACCACCGCCGAAAAGGTTGCGGCTCTGGGGCGCCGGTTCCATTTCATCCGCGCCGATCTTACCTCCATTTCGCCCATAGAGGACATTGTCGCCGAAACTTTGAGCGTCATGGGCGGGCTCGACATCCTCGTCAACAATGCCGGGTCGATCCGCCGGGGCGACGTCACGGAATTCACCGAGGAAGACTGGGACGCGGTGATGAACCTCAATCTGAAGACCCTGTTCTTCATGTGTCAGGCCGCCGGCCGTCACATGATCGCGCAGGGCCACGGCAAGATCATCAACACGGCGTCGCTCCTGTCGTTTCAGGGCGGCATCCGCGTCCCCTCCTACACGGCGTCGAAGTCGGGCGTGGCGGGCATTACGCGGCTTCTGGCCAACGAATGGGCGTCCAAAGGCATCAATGTCAACGCCATCGCGCCGGGCTATATGGCCACCGAACTGACCGAAGGGCTGCAAAGCGACCCCGAACGCGCGAAGGCGATTCTCGACCGGATTCCCGCCGCACGCTGGGGCACACCAGAAGATTTGGGCGGCGCGACGGTTTTTTTGGCCTCTAGCGTGTCAAATTACGTAAACGGAGTTATTATCCCCGTCGATGGGGGCTGGCTGGCGCGCTAATGCGTCTGCTCCGGCCCCATCCGAACCCCTTGAGGAGACAATGACCACAGAGACTCTTTCGACCACCGCGCCGCTCAAGATGGCCGATATCGCCCGCATGGCCGGCGTTTCAGTGTCCACCGTTTCGCGGGCCCTGGCCGGAAGCCCCCTGATCCCCAAGCCGCTGCGTGACAAGATCGCGGCGATTGCCGAGGAACATGGCTACGTCGTCAATCAGGCCGCCCGTAACCTCCGTCTGAAGCGCACCCGCACCATCGGCCTCGTCCTTCCCGACGACGGTGACCGCAAGCTGCGCGACCCGCACCTCTTGAGCATGATGGGCGCCCTCACCCAGGCCGTCTTCAAACGCGGCTATGAGCTGCTGGTGCTCAAGACCCCGGCCAAGCGTCAGGGCGCGTTGAAGGACCTTGTCCGCTCGCAGCGCTTTGACGGCATGCTGGTCCTGCCCGACACCGCCGCTAAGGATCAGCACGAGGCGCTTAGCGACCTCGCCCGCTACTACGCGCCGCTGGTCGTCTGGGGCCGCTTGCCGGACCAAAACTACTGCGGCGTCGAAGCCTCGACCGCCACGGATGAAAACGCCGAGGAGATGGTCGATCTGCTGTTCCAGCGCCTCAGCGAAGACGAAAAAGCCAAGGCCGTAAAATAGTCTCCGTTCCCCCGATACCGTCGGGGGTTCAGTGACCCTTCAAGATAAGAACAAAGCCCTCCGGAGTGATCCGGAGGGCTTTGTTTGTCCGTAGCAAGAAGGCCGCCCGGCGAACCGGACGGCCTTCTCTTGTTTTTAGAACTGCGTCGAAAGGCTGACCGAGACCGACGTGCCCGGATCGTAGCGATCGACATAGACGCGCTTGTCGTTGATGGTCTGATATTCCTTGTACTCGGTGCCCATCAGGTTACGGGCCTCAAGCTGGAAGTTCAGGCCACGGCCAAAGGCGTCGAAGCCCTTGCGCCACACGAAATCGACCTGCGTGCCCGGCTCCTGCATGATGTCGGGGTCACCGACAATACCCGAACCGCGCACCGAGATACGCTCGCTGACATAGGTGAGCAGCAGGGTGGCCTGCGACTTGGCTTCGGAGTCTTCCCAGCCGAACTGCACGTTGGCGAGGTGATCCGACTGACCTTGCAGCTTGGAGCCGTCCTTGATGTACAGGCTGGCTTCGACCGGCTGGAAGGTGGTGCGGCTGAAGGCGATCTTGTCGCCGGCCTTCACCTTCACGCTGGAGTCGGTGAAGGTGTAGTTGGCCTGCACCAGCCACTGCTTGCTCTCGAAGAAGCCGCCCTTGATCGGGCTCTCGAACAGGCCCTTATAGTCCACCTCAAAGCCCTGAATATTGGCCTCCGGGGCGTTGACGAAGGTCTGCTGGAGTTGGGTGCCGGTCGAGATGGTTTCGACGGGCTTGTCCAGCGTCTTGTGGAACAGGCCGGCGGTCAGGTATTCGCCCGCGCCGTAGTACCACTCATAACGGGCATCGAGGTTGGTGATCTCGGTGTCCTTCAGCAGCGGGTTACCCGTGTAGGAGCGGTCGCTATCGGCTTCGCGGAAGGTCGGCTCGGCCAGTTCGCGGAACTGCGGACGGCCGATCGTCTTGGACGCGCCAAAACGCAGTTGCATGTCGTCCTTGAAGTTCCAGGTCACCGTACCCGACGGCAGGAGATAGGTCTCCTTGATCTGGGTCGCGGCGCGCTCCGGCTTGGTGTTGGTCTGATAGAGGTAACGCAGGTCGTTACGCTCCTTGCCGCTTTCGTAGCGGAGACCGGCGGCGACGCGAACCAGCGGAATGACTTCCAGATCGGTCTTCACGTAGTAGGACGACACGAACAGGCCGCCCTTGTAGGCTTGCGGCGAGTCCGAACCGGTTTCCCACAGTTGCAGGAAGTCCGGGCGGATATTGTAGTCGGAGAAGAGGTAATCGACGCGGGTATATTTGGCCAGCGAGTCGTTCACCGACTTGAACTCAAAAGCCCGGCGCTGGTAGTCGCGCTGGTTGTCGAGCACCGAGACACCCGCCATCAGCTTGCCATCACGGCCTTCACCGAGGCTGTAGTCCCAGGTCAGGTTGGCACCCAGATACTTGGCCACGTCCTTCAGGTTCGAGAAGGCGGTTTCATTGCTACCGCCGTTACGCAGGTCGGTAAAATAGAGGCCTTTTGTCGCCGTGTTGGAGGTGTCCAACTGATAGTTGATGAACTTGTCATACGGCGTATCGCGCACCGTCACGGCGTAGGAGGCCGTCCAGTCGAGCACCAGCTTCGGCGTCAGGGCGTGCGTGCCGGTCAGTTGGCTGAGGCCCAACTCGCGCTGATACCAGCCGGTACGGTCCTTGCGGTAGAAGAAGCCGTTGGAGTTGAACCCGTCACGGGTAGCCGCGAACTTCGTCGTCTTGCGGATATACATGCCGGTCCACTTCAGGGTGTGGGCACCGCGCGTATAGCCGAGCGACAAAAGGCTGTTCAGCGAGACATTGTTGGCCGAGTTCGTATAGTCATCCTCGTAGTGGATGCCGTTCTTGACCGACCAGTTGTTGGAGAAGTCGGCCACGGCCACGACGCCGAACTTGCCACCCAGAACGTCATAGGTCTGACCGGCGCTGCCGTTCAGGCTGAAGTTGGGGGTCGGACGGCCGATTTGCAGCAGGTTGAGGTCGGCATTGGTGAAGGAATGACCGATCTTCTGAAGCTCGTTGGTCGCGCCCGTGCCCGTCGCCGGGTAGGTGTTCGGGTTGACCAGCTTGCCTTTGGCCAGCGCATTACGCAGTGGATCGGGCAGGCTGCGGGCCCCGTCGTCATAGCCCAGCCAGTCGGTGGCCGAGCCGAAATAGGTGACGGTTTTCTTGCCGGTCGTTTCGCTGTTGTAACCGGTGCCGATGCCGAGGCTCAGGAAGTTGTCGCGCGGCAGGGCCACGGTCTGAAGATCGACGACACCGCCGCCGAATTCGCCCGGATATTCCGCCGAATAGGTCTTTTGCACCGAAACGCGGCCCAAAAGCGACGCCGGGAACAGGTCGAGCGGCACAACGCGTTGCAGCGGTTCCGGCGACGGCAGCGGCGCGCCGTTCAGAAGGGCCGACGAGTAGCGCTCGCCCAGGCCGCGCACATAGATAAACTTGCCTTCGACCAGCGACAGGCCCGCGACGCGCGTCAGGGCCGTAGCGGCATTGTCGTCGCCGGTGCGCTTGAGGTCTTCGGTGGTCAGGATCGAAGTGACTTCTGCCGTGCGACGCATGGTCTTGGGCAGGTTCTTGCCGCGCACGACGACTTCTGTAACGGCGTTGGAATCGCCGGTGGCGGCTTCCGCTGGCTGGTCGGCAGCCGTCTGAGTCTGGTCTTGCGCCACGGCGGCGTTTACCGCCGCCAGCGACGTCGTAGCCATCAGCAAGGCGCCGAGGGAGAGAGTATGCAGTTTCATGGGATCAACCTTTGCTGAAGGACTTGGAGAGCAGAGCGCGTCGCGGCGGGGTTTCCCCCGCCGCGCTGTCGCTTGCTACTGGCAGGACTTCTCGCCGGTGCCCATGCCGCAGGTCCAACCCTTGTACCAGGTGTCGTTAGCGTCCTTCACGGCACCGATGTAGGTCGGATTGGTGAAGAAGCCGAGGTTGTTATTGGCCGCATCGTTGAGGATGGTCGGGTTGGTCACCGCAACGGCGTTTTCGGTCGCACCGTTGACGATGTCGTTGGTCAGGGTCGTCGCCGTGCCGATCGAGTTGTTGGTGACGGTCGGCAGCAGGGTCGCGGTGACCGAGGACACGCGGGTGATGTTACCCGTATTCCACAGGGCTTCGGCCTCAGCCACGGTCGGCAGGGTCTGACCGGTGTTCGACGAACCCGTCTGGACGCTCACCGAAGCGATACCGCCGCAGATGCCCATGACCGAGCGGAAGGCGACCTGAGCGATCACCGTATTGTTGTCCTGCACCAGCAGGCAGTTCGACGACGGGCTGGTGGTGCGGATGATCGAGTTCATCAGCAGAAGGCCGGTGCCGGTGTCGAGCTTCAGCGCCTGAGTATTCAAGGTGTTCTTCATGATGATGGTGGCGTTCGATACCTTCGGGTAGGCGAACGGACGCAGGGTGCCGGTGTTGACAACCGCCGTCGGCGGGCAGAAGGCGCGAACACCACCATTGCCACCCTTGTTACACGACATTTCGAAGCCGAAAGACCCCGAGGTCGAGCGGGCGGCCTGCAGGGCGATCATCCACTGCACCGAACCCGACCAGGTGTTGTCGGTATCGAACTGCTCATCGTCATTGCCGACCAGCACGAGGTGCTTGGCGTTGACCGCGCCGCCGAAGAATTCAACGCCGTCGTCGGACGAGTTATAGACCTGAACGTAATCGACCGTGGTGCCCGCGCCGACGCCGGCGAAGGTGATGCCGTTCAGCTCCTTGCCCACATCGACCTGATAGCCGGTGTAGCGGACCTGCACGTACTTCAGCGTACCGGAATTGTCGGCGAGGCTGTTGCCGCCGAAGTTCAGACCGGCCACGGCTTCGAAAGACGCGCCGCAGGTGTTGAAGCCGTCGAGGTTGGTCGGAACCGCGTCAGTGGCGCAGGAGTTCGACGGCGCACGGCCGAGAAGGACCAGACCGCCCCATTCGCCGATCGAGTTCGAGGTCGAAGCGCCGGTGACGTTGTTCTTGGAGGTGAAGATGATCGGATTGGTCGCCGTGCCTTCGGCGAAGATTTGCGAACCGCGTTGCACGGCGATGTAGTCGAGACCAGCCGAACCGAAGACAGTGACGCCCGGCTCGATGGTCAGCACGCCCTTGCGCGCACCGGCGATCGGGGAATTAACGTTCGGCCCCATGTCCTCACCGATATTGACGCGGCCCGAGACCGAGTAGATGACGCCGTCGAGCTTGGCCAGGGTCAGGCTGCCCGTGATGGTGTTCGGCAGTTGGCAGTTGCGGGCCTGAGCACCGCCGGCGAGCGTGATGACGCCGATATTGTCGGTGCCGGTCGGACACGAAGCCGCCGCGACACCTGACGTGGAAGACGACGACGATGACGAGGACGAGGTGCCGCCGCCGATCAGCACGCCTTCGCCCGGCGAAGCGACGTTGTCAGCCCCAAAGCAGCCCGCCAGAGCCACAGCAGCGGTAAAGCCCAGCAGACCCAGGCGGAATTTCGTGGAAGTGTTCATGTCATCTCTCCAGACCAGCGCAGCGGCGCGTCGGGAGACCCCGTTCTGAACGCACCCATGCCATCATTCGGCCTTATAGGGAGGCTGTGTGACAGAACGCCCAAACTTGTATGACGGATTTGTGTAAGCCCGAAAACCGGCACTTACCGGCGGCGGAATCGCCTCTGTAAGGCGCGTTATGTGTCTTTGGTGTCACGTTTTCGCCTGTCAGAGCACGGACAGACTCGCGAACAGAGCGAAACATAGAGCAAAAAAAAGAGTGGTCAGCGCAGGGGCAGACCACTCCAGTAGGGCCGGGGGGAAATGAGGGAAAACCCGGTTACGGACGTGAGCGTGGCACAGATAAAGCCCAATAGCAATATTGGTTATATCCTTTTGTGCGGGTTTTTGCGTGCCTCCCGCCGGAAACCCTTCTAAATTGCTACAAAACTGACGGTTTTGCGATTGGCCTTGCCTCAAAAGCGCATCAGTAGTAATACCAATGCTAAATATTGGTATCAGAACCATCTGCCTCGTCACAAAGGAACCGTCTACATGTCCCTCGCCTCCGTCGCCACGCCGCTGGATGAAACCACGACCCTGATGTTCCGTGAGGCGGCCGAAGGCGGCGACGCCGTTGAGCGCTTCCTGAAACGCAATGCCGAGACCCTGAGCCGTATCGCCGCGCGCCTTAAGGCCCAGCCCCCGAAGGCCGTCGTCACCTGTGCGCGTGGTTCGTCAGACCACGCCTGCACCTATGGCAAGTACGTCATCGAGACCCTGACCGGCGTGCCGGTCAGCTCCGCCGCCCTGTCGGTCGCCTCGGTCTATGCGGCCCCGGTCGTCGCCGCCGAAACCCTGTGCATCGCCGTGTCGCAATCGGGCCGCTCGCCCGACCTTCTGACCGCCGTCGAAGCCTATAAGGCCGCCGGTGCCTTCGTTGTGGCGCTGGTCAATGACGAAACCGCGCCGCTGGCGACGCTCGCCGACGAAGTCCTGCCGCTGTGCGCCGGGCCGGAGCTGTCGGTCGCCGCCACCAAATCCTGCCTCGCCGCTCTGGCTGGTTTTGCCGCCCTGACCGCCGAATGGGCCGACGACGCGGCGTTGAAGGCCGCCGTAGCCGCCCTCCCCGCCCAGATGCGTCAGGCCTTCGACCTCGACTGGTCCGCCGCCCTCCCCGCCCTGACCGCGGCAAACAACCTCTTCGTCATCGGTCGCGGCTACGGCTTCGGCGTGGCCCAGGAAGCGGCCCTGAAGCTCAAGGAAACCTGCGCCCTGCACGCCGAAGCCTTCTCCGCCGCCGAAGTGCGCCACGGCCCGATGGCCATCGTCAATCAGGGCTTCCCTGTGCTGGCCTTCGCCACCTCCGACACGGCCGGCGACGGGGTGCGCGATGTGGCCGCGGAATTTGCCGGACGCGGGGCTGCCGTGTGGCTGGCCGACACCACGCCGGGGGCCTATACCCTGCCCGCCCTGGCCGCTGAGCCGATGCTTGAGCCCATCCTGCGCCTGCAAAGCTTCTACCGCCTCGCCAACCGCCTGTCGCTGGCGCGCGGCCTCAATCCGGACAGCCCGCCGCACCTGAACAAGGTAACGAAAACGGTTTAAGCCCCCTCCCCGGCTGGACATTTTCCAAAGGGCGGTCATAGCATTGTCTATGACCGCCCTTTCCTTTGTCCGCACCCTGCGTACCCGCCCGTGGCTGAGCCGTGCCATCGCTCTGGCCCTTGGTCTGGGGACGCTTCTGGGCACCCTCACCGACCTGCGCCTGTCGCAAAGCGTGCTGGTCGCGTGGAACAGCGCCGCCGTCTTCTACCTCATCGCCCTCGCCCGGCTGATGATGACCGCCAATACCGCCGACATGCGCCGCCGCGCCGAAACGCAAGACGTCGGCAAATGGACCATATTGGGCCTCACTGGGGCCGCCATCGCCGTCTGCGTCGTCGCCATCGCCAGCGAACTGATCGCCGCCCACGACGAAACCGGCCTCAGCAAAGGCCTCGACCTCGCGCTGGTCGGCACCACCATCGTCACAACCTGGGTCTTCGTGCACACCACCTTCGCCCTGCACTACGCCCACGCCTACTACATCGCCATCCGCCGCGCCGAGCCCCCGCCCCTCAAATTCCCGGATGCAGACTGCGAACCGGACTATCTCGACTTTGCCTATTTCGCCTTCATCGTCGGCACCGCCGCCCAAACCGCCGACGTCTCCGTCGCCTCCAAAGCCATGCGCCGCCTCAATCTCGGCCACGCCGTCTTTGCCTTTGTCTACAACACCACCATCCTCGCCCTGTGCATCAATATCGCCGCAAGCCTGCTGGGGTGAGTTGGGTTTGAGTGTTGGG from the Asticcacaulis excentricus genome contains:
- a CDS encoding LacI family DNA-binding transcriptional regulator, giving the protein MTTETLSTTAPLKMADIARMAGVSVSTVSRALAGSPLIPKPLRDKIAAIAEEHGYVVNQAARNLRLKRTRTIGLVLPDDGDRKLRDPHLLSMMGALTQAVFKRGYELLVLKTPAKRQGALKDLVRSQRFDGMLVLPDTAAKDQHEALSDLARYYAPLVVWGRLPDQNYCGVEASTATDENAEEMVDLLFQRLSEDEKAKAVK
- a CDS encoding TonB-dependent receptor domain-containing protein — translated: MKLHTLSLGALLMATTSLAAVNAAVAQDQTQTAADQPAEAATGDSNAVTEVVVRGKNLPKTMRRTAEVTSILTTEDLKRTGDDNAATALTRVAGLSLVEGKFIYVRGLGERYSSALLNGAPLPSPEPLQRVVPLDLFPASLLGRVSVQKTYSAEYPGEFGGGVVDLQTVALPRDNFLSLGIGTGYNSETTGKKTVTYFGSATDWLGYDDGARSLPDPLRNALAKGKLVNPNTYPATGTGATNELQKIGHSFTNADLNLLQIGRPTPNFSLNGSAGQTYDVLGGKFGVVAVADFSNNWSVKNGIHYEDDYTNSANNVSLNSLLSLGYTRGAHTLKWTGMYIRKTTKFAATRDGFNSNGFFYRKDRTGWYQRELGLSQLTGTHALTPKLVLDWTASYAVTVRDTPYDKFINYQLDTSNTATKGLYFTDLRNGGSNETAFSNLKDVAKYLGANLTWDYSLGEGRDGKLMAGVSVLDNQRDYQRRAFEFKSVNDSLAKYTRVDYLFSDYNIRPDFLQLWETGSDSPQAYKGGLFVSSYYVKTDLEVIPLVRVAAGLRYESGKERNDLRYLYQTNTKPERAATQIKETYLLPSGTVTWNFKDDMQLRFGASKTIGRPQFRELAEPTFREADSDRSYTGNPLLKDTEITNLDARYEWYYGAGEYLTAGLFHKTLDKPVETISTGTQLQQTFVNAPEANIQGFEVDYKGLFESPIKGGFFESKQWLVQANYTFTDSSVKVKAGDKIAFSRTTFQPVEASLYIKDGSKLQGQSDHLANVQFGWEDSEAKSQATLLLTYVSERISVRGSGIVGDPDIMQEPGTQVDFVWRKGFDAFGRGLNFQLEARNLMGTEYKEYQTINDKRVYVDRYDPGTSVSVSLSTQF
- a CDS encoding SIS domain-containing protein encodes the protein MSLASVATPLDETTTLMFREAAEGGDAVERFLKRNAETLSRIAARLKAQPPKAVVTCARGSSDHACTYGKYVIETLTGVPVSSAALSVASVYAAPVVAAETLCIAVSQSGRSPDLLTAVEAYKAAGAFVVALVNDETAPLATLADEVLPLCAGPELSVAATKSCLAALAGFAALTAEWADDAALKAAVAALPAQMRQAFDLDWSAALPALTAANNLFVIGRGYGFGVAQEAALKLKETCALHAEAFSAAEVRHGPMAIVNQGFPVLAFATSDTAGDGVRDVAAEFAGRGAAVWLADTTPGAYTLPALAAEPMLEPILRLQSFYRLANRLSLARGLNPDSPPHLNKVTKTV
- a CDS encoding DUF1345 domain-containing protein; its protein translation is MTALSFVRTLRTRPWLSRAIALALGLGTLLGTLTDLRLSQSVLVAWNSAAVFYLIALARLMMTANTADMRRRAETQDVGKWTILGLTGAAIAVCVVAIASELIAAHDETGLSKGLDLALVGTTIVTTWVFVHTTFALHYAHAYYIAIRRAEPPPLKFPDADCEPDYLDFAYFAFIVGTAAQTADVSVASKAMRRLNLGHAVFAFVYNTTILALCINIAASLLG